CCCTACCGCGTAGAGCCCCAACACCGCGGCGACCGCCGTCTTCCAGCGCCCTGACTCGACCGTCTTCGTTTCCGTGCCCATGCCGTGCGCCTCGAACTCGCGAGGCCGGTGGACCCTATCCCACCTCGTGCTCCCCTGCCCTTCCGGAGTGGACCCGGAATCCCCGGCGATGGACGCCGTCACTCCTTTTCACGCGCTTGACGTTGGCGCTCCGGACGGGCACGCGTTAGCCAGGGTCCTTTCCCGGGTCCTCCTTCCGACATGCGCACCACCCATCGACCGTTCACCACCCTGGCTCTGGCACTGTCCCTCTTCGTGGCCGCGCTGGAGATGACCGTCGTCTCCACCGCCATGCCCACGGTGGTCAGCGACCTGGGCGGCATCCAGCACTACGCGTGGGTCTTCACCGCGTACATGCTGTCATCCACCATCACCGTCCCCATCTACGGGAAGCTCGCCGACCTCTACGGCCGCAAGCCCATCGTCCTCTTCGGCTCCACCCTGTTCCTGCTGGCGTCCCTGGCGTGCGGGTTCTCCACGTCGATGAACATGCTCATCGCGTTCCGCGTCCTTCAGGGCCTGGGCGCCGGCGCCATGCAGCCCATCGCGCTCACCATCATCGGGGACATCTACACGCTGGAGCAGCGCGGGAAGGTCCAGGGCGCGTTCAGCGCCGTGTGGGGCATCGCGGGCCTCGCGGGCCCTCTCACCGGCGGCCTCATCGTGAAGTACCTCACGTGGCACTGGATCTTCTTCATCAACATCCCCATCGGCATCGCGTCCATGGTGCTGCTCGTCATGTTCTTCCACGAGCAGCTCCAGCCCAAGCCTCGCGCACGGCTCGATTACGCGGGCGCGGCGCTGCTGTCCTCGGGCGTCGTGGCGCTGCTGTTCGGGGTGCAGGGTTCGGGAGCGACGCTGCTCGCCCTGCCCCTGGCCGCCGTGCTCCTCACCGCGTTCGTGTTCGTGGAGCTTCGCGCCGCCGAGCCCATCATCCCGATGAGCATCTTCAAGATTCCCACCATCGCCATCTCCAGCCTGGCCGGCGCCCTCTTCTCCGCCGCCCAGTTCGGCGCGACCACCTATGTGCCCCTGTACGTGCAGGGCGTGCTCGGCGGCTCCGCCACGATGGCGGGCGGGATGATCACCCCCATGATCGTCGGCTGGCCGCTGGCGAGCCTCATCGGCGGCAGGCTCATGGTCCGCACCGGATTCCGGCCGCTCATCGTCGGCGGGCTGGGGCTGGCCTCCATTGGCACCGTGCTGATGGCGCTGCTGCTCAAGCCCGGGGCTTCCATGCTGGTACCGCAGCTCGCCATGGGGTTGTTTGGCATTGGCCTGGGCTTCGCCGCCATGGCGACCATGGTGGCAGTCCAGACCACCGTGGGCTGGGAGCTGCGCGGCGTGGCCACGGCCAGCAGCATGTTCTTCCGCACCATCGGCGGGTCGCTGGGCGTGGGCATCATGGGCGGCGTGCTGGTGTCACAGCTCATGAAGGACCCGAATGTCCCCGTCAGCGCCGCCACGGAGCTGCTCGGCCCCGAGCATGGACGCGGCCTGGCTCCCGCCGTCCTCGAGACGCTCGGCGGAGCGCTGAACACAGGTCTGTCCATCAACTTCTGGATCATGTGCGCGGCGATGATCGCCGCGTTCACCGCGGGCCTGTTCTTCCCCAAGGTGAAGCGCGTCACCACGCCCGTGAACATGTCGGACGTCACCGCCTCCCACTGACGCCCGGTGTCCTTCGAAGCCGCCGGGTTCCAGGAGCTGGAGCTCGCTGGAAGCCGGCGGCAAATCATGCGCTGACGCGCACCGGCCTTGTCACCGGGCGCTGGCGCTCAGCGGCGTGCAGGTCACGTGGGTGGGTACGGCCCACAAGGCGCTGCCGTAGACGCCGGAGTACGCCCGGAAGAAGATCCTGGTACCCACGCGCGTGAACTCCTCGGGCCTTTCGCCTCCCGGGCTGGACGTGGTGACGCGCACCGTGCCCGCCGCCGAACCATCCGTCCGCCACACCTCCGTCCCGGAGGAGTCGTCCAGCGTGAACACCCCGCCGCCGCTCGCGAGGGACCGTGTCTCCGACACGAGGGGAGTCCCCGCGTCCACGCGCTTGACGATCCAGGTGCCCGCCGCCGTGCCGTCCGTCCGCCACAGGCGCGTGCCCTGGGTCGCGTCCTGGAAGAAGAACAGCAGCGCGCTCCCCGTGCGCAGCGTGGGATAGGCCAGGGATGACCCCGAGCCGAAGTCCACCACCCGGTACGTCCCCGCCGCCGTGCCGTCCGAGCGCCACAGCTCCTTCGCGGTTCCGGCGTACCGGAAGAAGGTCAATACATCCCCCAGCGCGGTGAGGTTCGACAGGGAGGAGCTCGAAGCGCCCGGCGTGATGTCCTTGACGAGTCGGGTCCCCGCCGCGGTGCCATCACTCACCCACAGCTCGGAGCCCGCCGCCGGGTCATTCATCGTGAAGAAGACCCGCGAGCCCACGGCCGTGAGTGACGCGAAGTCCCGGTAGTTCAAGCCCGCGGAGGGGAGCTCCTTCACCGGCACGGTGCCCACCGGGGTGCCGTCACTGCGCCACAGCGCAGCGGTCGCCTGGTAGGGGTCCGAGGTGAAGTACAGCGTGCCCGCGACGTTCGTCAGCCACTCGGGAATCGGCCGGTACGGCGACGGCAAGGGATCCCCCGGTGAAAGGAAGTCCTTCACCTTGGTGGCCGCCATGGCGGGTGTGCACGCCTGCGCCTGGACCTGCTGCTCCTGGGCCGCGGGCGGCTCCATGTCCGGCGCTCCCCCACAACCCACGAACGACAGCCCCGCCAGGACCCACCCGAATCGCATACGCATTGCCCAACTCCTTGTCAGACCGGAGCAAGGGACGGTGGGACGCGTGCCCATGGCTGCCAATGTGGCCCGGCGGTGCCAGGGCTTGCGGTCAACACGACGGTCGCCCGAAGGCCACTGTGCTGTCGGGAAACCGACGCGCCCGAATTTTACCATCACAGACATTGCATGGCGTGGGCCAGCTGGAGTCCCATCCGCCCGGGGAATGCACGGCCTTCAGCTCGGGAGATGAAAGATGGCGGGTCCGCTGAGTGACGAGGAGATTGGAAAGATTGACGCCTACTGGCGCGCGGCGAACTACCTGTCCGTCGGGCAGATCTACCTCAAGGACAACCCGCTGCTGGAGCGGCCCCTCACCCGCGAGGACATCAAGCCCCGGCTGCTCGGGCACTTCGGCACCACGCCCGGCCTCAACTTCATCTACGTGCACCTGAACCGCATCATCCGGAACCACCGGGCCAACATGATGTATCTCATTGGCCCCGGCCACGGTGCGCCGGGCATCATCGCCAACACGTTCCTCGAAGGCTCCTACACGGAGCTGTATCCCAACATCGAGCGCAACCGCGACGGGATGAAGCGCCTGTTCCGCCAGTTCTCCTGGCCCTACGGCGTCCCCAGCCACGACGCGCCGGAGGTCCCCGGCTCCATCAGCGAAGGCGGCGAGCTGGGCTACTCACTGCTCCACGCGTACGGCGCCGTGCTGGACAACCCGGACCTCATCGTCCCGTGCGTCGTCGGCGACGGCGAGGCGGAGACGGGCGCGCTCGCCGCGAGCTGGCACTCCAACAAGTTCATCAACCCCATCACCGACGGCGCGGTGCTGCCCATCCTGCACCTCAATGGGTACAAGATCGCCAACCCCACGGTGCTCGCCCGCATCGACGCCGACGAGTTGGAGTCCCTCTTCAAGGGCTACGGCTACACGCCCTACGTCCTGGAGGGCGACGACCCCAAGGACATGCACCAGCGGATGGCGCAGGTGCTGGACACCCTCTACGCCGAAATCACGCGCATCCAGCGTCACGCCCGAGAGAAGAACGACCCCACCCGCCCGCGCTGGCCCATGCTCGTGCTGCGCACCCCCAAGGGGTGGACCGGCCCGAAGGTCGTGGACGGCAAGCCCGTGGAGGGCACCTGGCGCGCCCACCAGGTCCCGCTGGAGGAGGTGCGCGACAACCCCGAGCACCTGAAGCTCCTGGAAGCGTGGCTCCACAGCTACCGCCCCCGCGAGCTGTTCGACGCGAATGGCACCTTCCGCGAGGAGCTGGCGGACATCGCTCCCAAGGGCCGGCTGCGCATGGGCGTGAACGTGCACTCGAACGGCGGCCAGTTGCTGGTGCCTCTCGTACTGCCGGGCTTCCGCGACTACGCGGTCGACCCGGGCGTGCCCGGCTCCAAGCAGGTCAGCGCCACCAAGGCGCTCGGTGGCTACCTGCGGGACGTGATGCGCCACAACCTGGCGACGAAGAACTTCCGCATGTTCGCCCCGGACGAGAACGCGTCCAACCGGCTCCAGGACGTGTACGCCGTCAGCGGCAAGAGCTGGGACGCGAAGCAGGAGCCCACGGACGAGCACCTCTCCGTCGACGGCCGCGTGATGGAGGTCCTGAGCGAGCACCTCTGCCAGGGCTGGCTGGAGGGCTACCTGCTCACCGGACGCCACGGCTTCTTCTCCTGCTACGAGGCGTTCATCCACATCATCGATTCGATGTTCAACCAGCACGCCAAGTGGATAAAGAGCGCCAGGGAGCTGCCGTGGCGCAAGCCCATCGCGTCGCTGAACTACCTGCTCAGCTCGCACGTGTGGCGGCAGGACCACAACGGGTTCTCCCATCAGGACCCGGGCTTCATCGACCACGTGGCCAACAAGAAGGCGGACACGGTGCGCATCTACCTGCCGCCGGACGCGAACACGCTCTTGTCGGTGGCGGACCACTGCCTGCGCTCGAAGAACTACGTGAACCTCATCATCGCGGGGAAGCAGCTCTCGCCGGTGTGGTTGGACATGGAGAGCGCGGTGCGCCACTGCTCGGCGGGCATTGGCGCGTGGGACTGGGCCGGCAATGACAACGGCGACCCGGACGTGGTGATGGCCTGCGCGGGCGACGTGCCTACCATGGAGACGCTGGCCGCGGTGACGCTGCTGCGCGAGTGGGCTCCGGAGCTCAAGGTGCGCGTGGTCAACGTGGTGGATGTCTTCACGCTCGCGCCCGTGCACATCCATCCGCACGGGCTCAACGAGGAGGACTTCAACCGCCTGTTCACCACGGACAAGCCCGTGGTGTTCGCGTTCCACGGCTACCCCACGCTCGTGCACAAGCTCACGTACAACCGGGCCAACCACGGCAACATCCACGTGCACGGGTACAAGGAAGAGGGCACCACGACGACGCCGTTCGACATGACGGTGCTCAATGACATGGACCGCTTCACCCTGGCGCTGGATGCCATCCGGCACTCGAAGGCCGCGCGGCACCGACTGGACGACGCGGAGCAGCGCTTCTCCGAGGTGCGCCAGCGCCACAAGCTCTACGTGTCGGAGCACGGTGAGGACATGCCCGAGGTGGCCGACTGGAAGTGGAGCGCACGATGAGTGATTCGGGCTCGGTGCTGGTCATCAACAGCGGCTCGTCGTCGTTGAAGTTCGGCCTCTACGTCGAGCAGGGAGGCCAGGAGGCGGTGCGGTTCAAGGGCAGCGCGACCCACATCGGTGCGGAGCAGGGCCGACTGGTCGTGAAGGACGGCGCGGGGAAGCAGGTGCGCGCCGTGGACGTGCGGCATCCGTCACAGGAGGACGCATTCCACGAGGCCGTGCGGCACCTGGAGGAACTGGGTGGAGAGAGGCCCCGGGCCATCGGGCATCGCGTGGTGCATGGAGGTCCCCACCTGCGCGAGCACCAGGCCCTGACGCCGGAGGTGATGAAGGCGCTGGAGGAGGCGACGCACTTCGCGCCGCTGCACATCCCTCCGGCGCTGCGGCTCATCCGGGCCACGCAGCGACAGTACCCGGGCGTGCCGCAGTTCGTCTGCTTCGACACGGCCTTCCACGCCACGCTGCCGGAGGTCGCCTCGACGTTCCCCCTGCCCCGCTCCGTGAGGGACCAGGGCGTGCAGCGGTACGGCTTCCACGGCCTGTCGTATGAGTCCATCGTGGCGAGGCTCGAGCCCCGGGTGCCCGCGCGCGCCGTGGTGGCCCACCTGGGCAACGGCGCGAGCCTCGTGGCGCTGGAGCGCGGACGCTCCGTGGATACCTCCATGGGCTTCACGCCCACCGGCGGCATCCCCAGTGGAACGCGCACCGGCGACCTGGATCCGGGCGTGCTGCTGTTTCTGATGCGCACAGGCCGACTGGACGCGGATGCGCTGGAGACACTGGTGAACCACGACGCCGGGCTCCGGGGATTGTCGGAGGGGACCAGCGACATGCAGGCCCTCACACGTGACGCGGCGGCGGGCAACGCGGCGGCTGCGCTGGCGGTGGACGTCTTCACGCGAAGCATCGCGAAGACGGTGGGGGCCTACGCGACGGTGCTCGGCGGCCTGGACCTGCTCGTGTTCACGGGCGGCATCGGGGAGAACAGCGCACGGGTCCGCGAGGACGTATGCGCGAAGCTGGGCCACCTGGGTATCCAGTTGGACGCGCGGCGGAACGAAGCGGGCGCGGAGGTCCTCACGGCCGATGCGTCATCGTGTCCGGTGCGCGTGCTGCCAAGCGATGAGGAGGTTCAGCTCGCCCGGCACACGCGCCGACTCCTCCGCGGTTGAAGCCCCCTGCCCTCCGGGCCCGAATCCCGCTCACACTGCGAGGAAGTGAGACCCCCGCTGGACCCGCGGCAGCCAGTTCGCGGAAACCTGTCCGACTGTCGGACAGGTTTTGACCGGGCCGGGCCCGAGCGGGTGCCCCCCGGGCTCAGGCCTGCCGCGTCACGCTTCGGCGCGGGAAGGTCAACAGGCCTTCGCGGCGCAGCCACAGGGCCGCCGCGACGATGGTCAGCAGTGTCGTGGGCATCCAGGCCGCCACGGCGGGCGCCAGACGCTCGGTGAGCACCAGCGTGCGGGACACCACCATCAGGCCCCACATCGCCACGGCGATGAGCAGCCCCTCCACCACCGCCGCCGTCAGGTGTCCGCGCCGGTTCGTCCGCAGCGCCAGGCCCACCGCGAGCAGCGCCGCGGGCAGCCCCGCCAGCGGATACGCGAAGCGGTTGTGCCACGCGAGCTGGAAGGCCTTCGTCGCGAGCCCCACCTCCGCTCGCGCGACAATCTGTTCGCCCAACTCACCCAGGCGCATCTGCTCCGGACGGCCCGGCCGGATGCGGAACGTCGTCGCGCCCACGCCCAGCTCGTACTCCGCGGTGGGCTGCTGCGTCACGGACGTGCGCCCGTCCTCCGTGAACGTGCGCTCCACCACGTCCGTCAACTCCCAGCGCGTGCCCTCCACCGGGCGCATCCGCCCCGCGTCCACTCGGCGGCGCAGCTTGAACTCCGGCGTCAGCGTGAAGATGGAGACGTTCTCGAAGCCCTCCTGCGGATTGCCGCCTCGCAGGAAGAAGATGGCGTCACCCCGCCGGAACCACTGCTTCGGCGTGTAATACATCCGCCAGTCGCCCCAGCGGTTGAAGCGCTGCGTGGTGATTTCATCCACGCGCCGGCCTGCCCTCGCGGCCACCGTCTCGTCGAACGCCACCAGCCCCACGCACGCCACCAGCGCGCACACGCCCACCGGCAGGTACAGCGCCGCCGGTCCGAAGGTGAGCGAGCGCAGCGCCGTCACTTCGCCCTTCTTGCGCAGCGCCGACACCGTGGTGCCCGCCGCCAGCAGCAGCGCCGCCGGCCCCAACTGCTGCACCGTCACCAGCGCCTTGTAGCCATAGAGCTTGAGCACATCCAGCACCCAGCCCTCGCCGCCGTAGGCCTTCGCGCGGTCCACGAAGTCCACCACCAGGAACACCGCCACCACGCCCGCCAGGATGCCCAGCGTGTAGCGCACGTACGCGCCCACCACGTACCGGAAGAGGGTGCCCTTCATCGCACCGTCCCCGAACGCGTCACGCGATACAGCGCGAACGCCCCCACCACCATGAAGAGCACGTTCGCCAGCTGCCCCGCGACGAACACCGGCATCTGGCCCTTCTGCCCCATCTGCTCGAAGGCGCGGCTCAGGAGGTAGTAGAGGACGTAGCCGCCCAGCGTCAGCAGGTAGCCCCACGCGCGGCCCGCCTGCCTGCGGCCAATCGCCAGCGGCGTGCCCAAGAGCGCGAACGCCACCGGCGCCACCGCGTTGCCCATCCGGCTGTGAAGCGCCATCAGGAAGGGGCGCGCATCCTCGCGCCGCTCCTCCGCGTCCTTCGCCGCCGCCAGGAGTTCCACTGGCGTCAGCTCCTCCTTCGGCGAGCGGAACCGGTTGCGCCGCGACAGCGACCCTCCCAGCCCCACGTTGATCTCCGCCTTCTCGAACGCGACGACGCTCGCGTCCACCGAGGAGCGGTTGGCGCGGTGCACCTCGCCTTCCCTCAATTCAATCCGCAGCGCCTCGCCCCGCTCGGACGTGCCCACGCTGCCCTTGTGCGCCAGCACCAGCAACGGCGAGCTGGGGTCGCGGTCGTCGTGCAACAGCACGTTCGTCCACCCGCCGCCCTTGGGCGCCACCTTCTGCGCGTACAGCGTCAGGTCGCTCAGGTCCTCGTAGAAGACGCCAGACTTCACGTCGCCCGCGACGTTCTTCTGGATGACCTCGCCCACCAGGTCCTTCACGCCCGTGAGACCCCACGGCTCCACCGTGGACGTGAGCAACACCATGAACGCGCTCAGCGCGATACCCACGCCCAGCGGCGCCGCCAACAGCTGGAGCGGGCTGATGCCCAGGGCCTGCAGCGACGTGAGCTCCCGGTCCTCTCCCAGCCGCCCCAGGCCCAGCAGGATGGCCAGCAGGAACGCGATGGGCAGCGCCATCACCAGGAAGTGCGGCGCCAGGTACGCGATGAGCCGGCCCAGGTCGACCAGCGTCACCGCCGAGCCCAACAGCACGTCCGTGCCGCGCAGGAACTGCATCACGAACAGCAGCAGGAACATGAACGCCACCCACACACCCAGGGGGACGAGCAGCTCCTTGAGCAGGTAGCGCGCCAGCAGCTTCACGACCGCGCCCGCAGCCCCCGCGCGCCAATGTCCCGGCGGAAGTGCTTGCCCTCGAAGCGCACGGCGTCCGCCGACTCCAGGGCCCGCTCTCGCGCCGTCGCCAGGCTGTCACCCCGAGCGCACACCGTCAGCACCCGGCCACCCGCCGTCACCAGCGCGCCGTCCTGCTTCGCCACGCCCGCCAGGAACACGGGCGCGTTCGACGCCACCTCGTCCAGCCCTTCAATCCGCTGGCCCTTCTTCGGCGCCTCCGGGTAGCCCTCCGCCGCCAGCACCACGCCCACCGACGCGCCCGGGAACTGCTTCAGCGGCCGGGGCTCCAGCGTCCCCTTCGCGCACGCCTCCATCAGCGGCAGCAGGTCCTCGTCCACCTGCATCATCAGGACCTGCGTCTCCGGGTCGCCGAAGCGCGCGTT
The sequence above is drawn from the Corallococcus exiguus genome and encodes:
- a CDS encoding MDR family MFS transporter; this encodes MRTTHRPFTTLALALSLFVAALEMTVVSTAMPTVVSDLGGIQHYAWVFTAYMLSSTITVPIYGKLADLYGRKPIVLFGSTLFLLASLACGFSTSMNMLIAFRVLQGLGAGAMQPIALTIIGDIYTLEQRGKVQGAFSAVWGIAGLAGPLTGGLIVKYLTWHWIFFINIPIGIASMVLLVMFFHEQLQPKPRARLDYAGAALLSSGVVALLFGVQGSGATLLALPLAAVLLTAFVFVELRAAEPIIPMSIFKIPTIAISSLAGALFSAAQFGATTYVPLYVQGVLGGSATMAGGMITPMIVGWPLASLIGGRLMVRTGFRPLIVGGLGLASIGTVLMALLLKPGASMLVPQLAMGLFGIGLGFAAMATMVAVQTTVGWELRGVATASSMFFRTIGGSLGVGIMGGVLVSQLMKDPNVPVSAATELLGPEHGRGLAPAVLETLGGALNTGLSINFWIMCAAMIAAFTAGLFFPKVKRVTTPVNMSDVTASH
- a CDS encoding LptF/LptG family permease translates to MKGTLFRYVVGAYVRYTLGILAGVVAVFLVVDFVDRAKAYGGEGWVLDVLKLYGYKALVTVQQLGPAALLLAAGTTVSALRKKGEVTALRSLTFGPAALYLPVGVCALVACVGLVAFDETVAARAGRRVDEITTQRFNRWGDWRMYYTPKQWFRRGDAIFFLRGGNPQEGFENVSIFTLTPEFKLRRRVDAGRMRPVEGTRWELTDVVERTFTEDGRTSVTQQPTAEYELGVGATTFRIRPGRPEQMRLGELGEQIVARAEVGLATKAFQLAWHNRFAYPLAGLPAALLAVGLALRTNRRGHLTAAVVEGLLIAVAMWGLMVVSRTLVLTERLAPAVAAWMPTTLLTIVAAALWLRREGLLTFPRRSVTRQA
- a CDS encoding LptF/LptG family permease codes for the protein MKLLARYLLKELLVPLGVWVAFMFLLLFVMQFLRGTDVLLGSAVTLVDLGRLIAYLAPHFLVMALPIAFLLAILLGLGRLGEDRELTSLQALGISPLQLLAAPLGVGIALSAFMVLLTSTVEPWGLTGVKDLVGEVIQKNVAGDVKSGVFYEDLSDLTLYAQKVAPKGGGWTNVLLHDDRDPSSPLLVLAHKGSVGTSERGEALRIELREGEVHRANRSSVDASVVAFEKAEINVGLGGSLSRRNRFRSPKEELTPVELLAAAKDAEERREDARPFLMALHSRMGNAVAPVAFALLGTPLAIGRRQAGRAWGYLLTLGGYVLYYLLSRAFEQMGQKGQMPVFVAGQLANVLFMVVGAFALYRVTRSGTVR
- a CDS encoding acetate/propionate family kinase encodes the protein MSDSGSVLVINSGSSSLKFGLYVEQGGQEAVRFKGSATHIGAEQGRLVVKDGAGKQVRAVDVRHPSQEDAFHEAVRHLEELGGERPRAIGHRVVHGGPHLREHQALTPEVMKALEEATHFAPLHIPPALRLIRATQRQYPGVPQFVCFDTAFHATLPEVASTFPLPRSVRDQGVQRYGFHGLSYESIVARLEPRVPARAVVAHLGNGASLVALERGRSVDTSMGFTPTGGIPSGTRTGDLDPGVLLFLMRTGRLDADALETLVNHDAGLRGLSEGTSDMQALTRDAAAGNAAAALAVDVFTRSIAKTVGAYATVLGGLDLLVFTGGIGENSARVREDVCAKLGHLGIQLDARRNEAGAEVLTADASSCPVRVLPSDEEVQLARHTRRLLRG
- a CDS encoding ELWxxDGT repeat protein, encoding MRMRFGWVLAGLSFVGCGGAPDMEPPAAQEQQVQAQACTPAMAATKVKDFLSPGDPLPSPYRPIPEWLTNVAGTLYFTSDPYQATAALWRSDGTPVGTVPVKELPSAGLNYRDFASLTAVGSRVFFTMNDPAAGSELWVSDGTAAGTRLVKDITPGASSSSLSNLTALGDVLTFFRYAGTAKELWRSDGTAAGTYRVVDFGSGSSLAYPTLRTGSALLFFFQDATQGTRLWRTDGTAAGTWIVKRVDAGTPLVSETRSLASGGGVFTLDDSSGTEVWRTDGSAAGTVRVTTSSPGGERPEEFTRVGTRIFFRAYSGVYGSALWAVPTHVTCTPLSASAR
- a CDS encoding phosphoketolase family protein, whose amino-acid sequence is MAGPLSDEEIGKIDAYWRAANYLSVGQIYLKDNPLLERPLTREDIKPRLLGHFGTTPGLNFIYVHLNRIIRNHRANMMYLIGPGHGAPGIIANTFLEGSYTELYPNIERNRDGMKRLFRQFSWPYGVPSHDAPEVPGSISEGGELGYSLLHAYGAVLDNPDLIVPCVVGDGEAETGALAASWHSNKFINPITDGAVLPILHLNGYKIANPTVLARIDADELESLFKGYGYTPYVLEGDDPKDMHQRMAQVLDTLYAEITRIQRHAREKNDPTRPRWPMLVLRTPKGWTGPKVVDGKPVEGTWRAHQVPLEEVRDNPEHLKLLEAWLHSYRPRELFDANGTFREELADIAPKGRLRMGVNVHSNGGQLLVPLVLPGFRDYAVDPGVPGSKQVSATKALGGYLRDVMRHNLATKNFRMFAPDENASNRLQDVYAVSGKSWDAKQEPTDEHLSVDGRVMEVLSEHLCQGWLEGYLLTGRHGFFSCYEAFIHIIDSMFNQHAKWIKSARELPWRKPIASLNYLLSSHVWRQDHNGFSHQDPGFIDHVANKKADTVRIYLPPDANTLLSVADHCLRSKNYVNLIIAGKQLSPVWLDMESAVRHCSAGIGAWDWAGNDNGDPDVVMACAGDVPTMETLAAVTLLREWAPELKVRVVNVVDVFTLAPVHIHPHGLNEEDFNRLFTTDKPVVFAFHGYPTLVHKLTYNRANHGNIHVHGYKEEGTTTTPFDMTVLNDMDRFTLALDAIRHSKAARHRLDDAEQRFSEVRQRHKLYVSEHGEDMPEVADWKWSAR